The Littorina saxatilis isolate snail1 unplaced genomic scaffold, US_GU_Lsax_2.0 scaffold_1148, whole genome shotgun sequence genomic sequence CCACCACTACTAACACTGACAACCCGGGATCAGTCTGAACACCCGGGATCAGTCATTACCACCACTACTAACACTGAAAACCCGGGATCAGTCATTACCAACACTACTAACACTGAAAACCCGGGATCAGTCATTACCAACACTACTAGGACCTGGCTCACCAAAACCCTCCTTTGAAGACTGATACAAATCTGATAAAAACGGGTCTCATAAAGGAGGGTGTCTTACAATGGAAGTCAATGTAGAAAACATAAGAGCAGAAACATATtatgagcgagttttcgcgaggaacagggttgagctatggtagggtcactgcgcatgtctggtttttttcttcgcggaaacgctgttgggttgtgtccagtcgcgtcccttgcaacaagatggcgacaagcgcgttacggatttactgttgtggagagttgatggacgacgatgatgaacaagcagtactgttttattgttgatgtgaatgtaatgccaaaacatcgaactatcgattcgaacgtcaatgaagaagtgagcgtgaaaatcgagcgcaaaacagccgggtaaaagttcagggcgctaaagtacatttgagccgaaatcgcacccaaactcctgttgacctcatttcttcccaaaataaacatcactgctaaaataaaatgcattaaaaccaagacagtatccaacccagtatccttaatttttgaaaggctaagtgatttacaacaaatgtcttctcacaatccgtaactttgtcaaaaaatatttgcagaagtttctcacctcgccttggcagccatcttggaactggagagaccctacgcaggaagcaaggttgaaagttggttaaccggtgacgtcactccagtcgtaccggaccgagtttttgcaacctccggttcgactcgagtcaccttagttgacgctaaaactcgctctaTGAGAACTTGAAAcagtgtcttaaaaaggaggacgTCGTAAACCAATGGGAGGTGGGGATTCttaaagagggggagggaaaggGCGGATGCAGGATCTTAAGGAAGGGAGGGCCCATCCAAACttttttgcacaaacttgaaggcgcgaagcgccctaATTGAGGGCGCGAGGCGCCCGAACATGCTAGGgggatccgggggcatgcccccccggaatatTTTTTCCCAAGGAAGCAAAATGCAgcaatctagggccacctgagctcagaaaccgtcatttaatcatctctctctctctctctctctctctctctctctctctctctctctctctctctctctctctctctctctctctctctctttctctctctctctctctttttttctctctctctttctctctttctctctctctctcttttttttcccctgaaggggggggggggggggggggccgggcCCTCCCTAAATCCGCCACTGGAGGGGGTAGGGCTTCACCGTACCGACCAAAATGATGAAGGTTGAGAGTTTGAACCCTGTAGTCCACGAGCGAAGACGACAAAGAAGAAAGTGTCTAACAACGATCTGGTTTCCGGATTTCGTAAACAGTAATCGTAGTGctttgaacaaaaacaacagcaacaacaacaacaaacaaacaaaaacaacaaaataactcAACAAAGATACGGGGGTTCTGAAACCGGCACATCTCGTCAATGCCATGCAATATGCTGCATGCTCGGTCCACTGAAAGATACAGTATTACAAAATCAATGGATCACTGAGTGTCAGATTCACTGCTTTGTAGAAATTCGATCTGACGTTCGACCGACTTCCATGCAGAAACTGAGACTTGACATTTGAAACTGATATTAATCATGGCAATTATTGACGACACGCGACTGCATACtcgagatcgagagagagagagagagagagagagagagagagagagagagagagagagagagagagagagagagagagagagagagagagagagagagagagagagagtttgtttgtttgcttaacgcccagccgaccacgaagggccatatcagggcagtagagagagagagagagagagagagagagagagagagagagagagagagagagagagagagagagagagagagagagagagagagagagagagagagagagagagagagagagagagagagagagagagagagagagagcgagagagagagagagagtgagagagagagtgagagagagagtgaactgGAACTCGAACTCTTttttaccgagggatgatagcattaggtccatatggtcctttcttacagctagttagttagttagagttagttagttaactgttgcttttAGGGTCCAGCGGACcgtttaggccaaatcaggaccccttacagctagtccctactataatacacacatgaaacgaagaacaagtatgaagaatatgtgacaggggagggtaccgctcctttcacagcagactctgcacccgagttgttggcctttaagtcaacaccggtggattgtggaattccgtttgtgatggggtctggtggtttccgattgtctgtatgttcatggaaaccttcgggtttgcataacactttttatagggctaagaaattagccctaacattttcaatcctgtttgattgcacttcgcctcccgaggtgatcgtagtgttacggcactcggttacaaattttttaaaaatcaaataaaacacaatcatgtagagaaaagtataacaaacattagtgtgcttgtggaagcatactatacactttctcttttacgcaccctcacacacactcgcacaaattgtacaccgacttagtcgttagagaggtgctatcggagctgtcttttaaaagaagataatgacagacatgacctaatatttacaggtagtgaattccaaaggaacgcaccagaataagaaaaactagttttaaacaaatcgatgcggggccttggcaaggcaaggttattttgagtgtttgaataatatgacggagatgatttgaatagttgtataagatatgttggggcgtccttatagacgactttatacataaatgaacatttattatacaaaagctgcttctttaagcttaacatcccaatcaatatggggttttatgtgggcattgtagaatagttttcttgtgtctaaattaataatgctttgtaactttgacaaaagaaacaggtttttagcaatttGTTTACAGATTCCATTGATGTGGgtctgccatttgagattattatcaacaataagtcccagtaaacggtgctcagctacttgctcaatggagtgctcatttagggacagactcagagtcattttctgaaagttgatgtttttggcgagtgctgattatcatagactttgtttgaactggattaataagcatacgatttgcagaacaccactcggaaatttgtcttgaatttgtgcagggcttttccctgttgcatgtaaggtagtatcatctgctaacATATGACACTAAACAGATTCAGAATGTAGGTACAggggcaaatcatttatatacatacAAAATAATACAGGTCCTAAACCAGACCCCTGTGGCACTCCACATTTCACAATGCCCTGAGAAGAGTACGTATCGTGTACGTATACAGATTGAACCCTCTCTCTAAGATAAGAGTAAACAAAAGCGACAGTAATAGAACTTTTGaaataacattttaatttctTTGGAAGGATCTCATGATCCACgaggtcaaaagctttttttaggtccaagaaaacatccccagaaatgtctaacctattaatggatgagtaccatgaatcagttaatctggcaagggcagtattacatgaatgttgagagcgaaaaccagactgaagttGATGCAAAAGGTTGTGGTCCTCCAAATAAGTAACCAGATGTTTCTGAACATGCCTTTCAAGAGGCTTAGATAATACAGATAACAAAGATATAGTTCTAAAATCATTTAAGTCTTgagaaccttttttctttggcaaaGGTATGACTTTTGCTTTTTAAAATTCTTTTGGAAAAAAATTATGTTGAATACATAATTATAAACATAAGTCAGCGACTCTACTATATAAGGAGTAGATAATTTTACTAATTTATTACTTATTTCATCAAGTccggaagatttttttttctaaccGTGCTATGTACTGACCAACTTCATGGATGGCCATTATCGGAATAAAAAACACATCCGTATTTCTTAATTTTTCATCACAGAAGATCCGCAAGCGTTTACAACAAGATTGCGGTGATTCTGTACCTGGAGATTTTGAGTGAGAATCTACCAGTGATTCAGCAACAGACAAAAAATAATCGTTAAAATAGTTGGCCTTTATATTTTGCGGAATACTACTATTTTTTTAGGAGTTGCCTTTTAAAAACGTGTTCAGGGCGCGCCAGACTTTTGAAACGTCTTTCCTGTAATTACCGACAAGTTTATTCAAATATAATCGTTTCGCGTTTCTCACAAGATTCTTTACTCTGTTACGCGCTTTTTTATAATCTTCAaataatttgtttgtctttaacTGGTCGCGAAAGCACAGTTACAGTTATACAAAGTGACACGCACAATGCTATGCTAATATAttatttctgtccccagaactaaaGTTTATatgggacataacgtggttacATGTTAAGGTGTGACACGCGCTATTACACACTAGCGTGTGAAGATGGGTCACTGTAGCTACATTGTTGCCTGCGGCCCTGGCCACTGACTGGAGAATGGGGGTGGCGCCTGTCGCACAAAGGGGCTGAAGGCACTGTACATAGACGGGTGGAGCAGATGAGGGGGATAATGGAAATTGGTGGAAGTGGTTGTGGGGTCCAGGCGGCGCGTCAAAATACCCATTGGGGTCAAGAACTGGGAAGGGATGAAACCACCTGTGCTGTGGCGGCTTGGTACCACCTGGGGCCAGCGCTGTGGCCTCAGTTGACCTGGGCGGTTGACCTGGGCGGGTGGCTGGGCTGCCCCGTTACGTGGTCAGTGGTGCTGGGAGTTGGCTGTGCTGGTCCGGTATATATACTGGTGCTGGGGGCGATGGCTGTGCTGGTCCGGTACATACTGGTGCTGGGGGCGATGGCAGGGCTGCACTCCGTTTCGTACTGCTGTTGAGGGCTATGCAGCGTCACGGCGTCCTGTGGAGGCTGCTGTGACATTGGTGGGGGCGGTGGGTTtgggattggattggattggataagatttacagtccagtgaggttaccctcatggaaattcgggctgctttctccccggggaaagcgagctgccatacatacggcgctacccatattttttttcctgcatgcgtgtattcatgtttcctgagacttaatgccgtgtgagatggaatttttgggTGTTGCGACCTTGGTGACAAGGGCTGCTGAGTGGGCTGGGCGAAGTTTGAGGACTGGACATGCGTTGTCCCTTCACAGCAGCAGCATATGATGCCACGGGGTTCTGCTGACGCTCCCACAATGCAGACTTCACTTCGCGCAAGAACAGTGACAGTCCTTGGGGTGAGTAATGAACACTGTCTGCAAGTATTTGGCTGTCGAGGCATCCGTTTTCGTCAACCTTCCAGATCAACTGAAGAGACAGGAAGGTCACTTGTTCAGTGTTGCACAGAGCCTTCAGTCTGCTGTTAAAGTCCTTTATTTTCCGTGTCGTTTTGTTGTGTCGTTGTGGGGGTATGGCTGCGAcatagactgacagagagagagagagagagagagagagagagagagagagagagagagagagagagagagagagagagagagagagagagagagagagacgaaagtTGCTTGGTCATCTTGAcacccccccccggccccccccccccccccccaatataaCAATAAAACAACCTACGAGGTCACCGTGAACGCCAGCCAAACTTCGGCGTTCCAAATAAGGACTGGGCAAAATGTCAAACCCTTAAAACTCGGTCAGCCGTGACGGCCTAACCAACGCGGTGGCCGTTCTGTTCAGTTCGACCCGACACAAACGCCCCTAACTGATGCAAAGCACAGGCCGACAAAACACCAAGTGCGCAGTCAACATTATTTTTCTTCTCCGTGTAGTAAACAAAATGAGACATACAGTGACGTCGCAACGTTGAATCGTTGGCAGAATGTATCATGCATATATTCAGTGGTAGGCCTACACTAACTCCGAGCAGCAGTAAACCATAAGTTTGTGTTCATGCGAGGTCAGCCTGTCGAGTGTCTTCCGATCTGCCGGCGCTCAGCGGAGACAGCTCGAGTGTTTCGTAAATACGTACTCCGACAGTGCACATTTCCCTGGTGTTTCACTCTGATcgcttggtttaaacagtgtttcttcttcttcttcttcttcttcttcttcttcttcttcttcttcttcttcttcttctttttcttcttcgttcatgggcttagtcTCCCACGtccactcatgtttttagcacgagtggaattttacgtgtatgaccgtttttatcccgccattctggcagcatacgccgatttcggggggtgcatgctgggtattttcgtgtttctaaactccaccgaactctgacatggattacaggatcttttccgtgcgcactaggtcttgtgcttgcgtgtacacacgaagggggttgaGAGAccctcgtgagataataatcgttcaaatcacaagcgtgtatatcatgtaaatgaggtcatgtcaagcaagtctggcagggacctgtttttccactgcttatgatgccaaagtcaccgagacaaacgtcattaataaaaaaaaattgcgctcgctaattaccctcgatgaatttttagaactaacacgtcacgccacacggctttcagagtgacgtttctttactttgacctaatagattgcacgaggctttagaagagatcgaggttccaaaacaagcgtcttcaagttagctgcctcgactgcaggacattcgcagtcaaatacacgtaagtacagtatgtagggtaaacagaatactacatggcttgctgtgtcgtaccagatttacactcgttgctttttcaaatagtgaacagctcgctttcactcgcagttcaatatctaAAAAACAACCtggtgtaaatctggtacgacacagcaagccatgtagtattctctatttacttCTTCTTGCAAGACTGAGGCAGAGGGACATTTTCTGAACATGATGTACAGCTGTTCCACAGTCTTACTGTATTAGCTATCAAAGATAAAAGCaaggaagaagaaaacgaagaagaagaagaaacaggaaAAGAATttaacaaaacattaaaaaaatgcACAGTAAAGATCACGCATACCatgttaaataataataataataagcgCTTAAGTCCAGGGTTTAACCTTGGTCAGAACGCTTTACAATTTTCGggaaatatacacacacacacacaaatataaatCTTTACGGTGGGGTTGTAAAATAATGGTGATTCACTGATAAAGAAATTTGAGTGTACATTAGATTTGAAGCGCGCAAGCGCTGGAGAAGAAGACCCCCCTACCCCACCCCCTTCATTAAACAGCATACACCtataaccgtttttacccctacatgcacaaaaaaaaattaaaatatttagtcaaaacttgactaaatataaaaaagaagaaaatacaataaaataataattaaaaaaattaccaAACTAGACATTAAAAAACccacaccaaccaaccaaccaaccaaaaaaaaccaccaaaaacaacaacaaacaaacaatcaacaaacaaacacaattctttattttaaaaTCCATCCCCTCCTTACCTGGCCCAAGCAAGCACGACAACCAAACATCCActcacaaataaaacaaaatgcacgcacacacgtctGCTATTGTAGTGATAGTTGTGTGGAAATGTTGTTAAAACTGCTCATAGATCGCATCACCCGTCTTAGTTGGTGTGtatttattttgttcatttgcaAATTGTTTTGAACAAGCCATCACACAAACGGTCGGACCACAACTTTAAATTCGACCGCATCGGAAATTCTATCCATTTTGCTTGTCTGAAGGTTGAAAAGAACTCACCGATACCAGGACAGCACAATAATACGAATTTTTTCGCTTATAAAAGCTTCACCAGGAAACAGACAAAATCAAAGGACAACAAAAAGCGAATGCAACACTGACGACCCGAACAAGGACAAGATGTAATGTGTCTACCTATTCCCAATGATTCctacttgtttttgtattcCTAATGCAATCACGAGCGGTCCGATCCGACGAACCAACCCTTTTCATGATACAGTGTCTTGCCGTTAGGCCACAAACGTTTGAGGGCCATGCGCCAGCCGCCTCTCGACCGAAGTCGATACCTTTGGCAGACGTCGCGACgtcactgtgacgtcacaggctAGACATTGTGTAATGAATGCAGCGCAGTCTCCTAACATCGGCAAACTTCGTCGGTTTTCTCCCTTGTGCCATCCTGCGTCAGTCGCACCGGTCGCCGGTTTACAGACATATTTTAAAAGAACAACATTTGACCCTTATGCTAAAACCGAAGAGGAGAGTTATGCCACGAAATATGTGGAAAGGGTAAAAGAAAAGTTTATGGCAGTTCAAGCCCAGAGCGCCTGACATGCACGCATAGAGCACACGTGTGTCAGGGGGAGGAACTTACAATTGCCATTCTATCGCGAggtcttgttttctgattcaaCGCATACGACCCGCTACCTCTGATATATTATAGCACAAACAACCAGATACAATGGCCATGACAGAATTGAATAACTTACGGgtgttttttcttcaaattatTTTGAAACTCTGCAACGTGTGCTATTCTTAAACCGCAGTCGATTGTTGTTGCCGAGGGTGGCGTTTGCTTCGTGGAACAGCCAGATATGTGTGCAGTGGGCCTTGGGAGGCCAGACAGGTTTGCGCGAGCAAGCTGTGCTTGCATTGAGCGAGAAGCGGCATAGCCGCAGCAGACGATCTTCTCCTGTATGTGCACGAGCGGCTTTTTCTCGCTCGTAGTTGTAGTCTGCGAACGACTGGAGTCAGATGGATGACTCCGTTTTATCAGTCAACCCCCATTTGCAGAGGGTGTTGAAAACTTATCAAAACGCAGCAGTTCGAAGTTTGAGTGGTCCGACAGGTTTACCGATCGACCTGTCTCGATTGAGTCCGGCCGCTTTGGAGGAGTACCGAAAGGCTATGGATACTCTGAAGAAGTCCCCAACGGAAAAAGGACTTCACTTGGAACCTTACGTAGCCTTGCCAGGACACTTTCCCGTGTTTACACCAGTGGATACCACAACTAGCGAGCAGTCGGACACTACTTTGGAAAACGAAACGATTGCCTGTTTCATCGTTGGGGGCGAAAAGAGGCTGTGCTTGCCCCAAATTCTGAACACCGTTCTCCGGGACTTTACCTTGCAGGAGATCAACGCTGTTTGCGACGACTTGCACATTTTCTGCACAAGATGCAACGCCGCGCAATTGGTGACATTGAAGATGTCGGGCATTTTGCCCCCTAGAGCGGCGAGTTGTGGTCTCATCACCAAAACCGATGCAGAGCGCTTGTGCAGTGCTCTTGTTCATGGCACTCCGGAGAAAAGTCAGAATCCCCCATCTGTGCACTGTATTCGTGTGTACCACAACTGCTTTGGGAAGGGGGACGGACATTTCAATCCAGATTTGTACGGCAGTCCTGATTCCAAGTGCATTCAGTGTGCCGAATGTCAGGGTTTGTTTGCACCGACAAAGTTCATCAGTCATTCGCATAAGGCGCCGGAAAATCGGACATGTCATTGGGGATTCGACTCGGAACGGTGGAGAGATTACTTACTTGTGAAGGATAAGAAGTTTCAGGATGCCTTGGAGAAC encodes the following:
- the LOC138955648 gene encoding ski oncogene-like translates to MDDSVLSVNPHLQRVLKTYQNAAVRSLSGPTGLPIDLSRLSPAALEEYRKAMDTLKKSPTEKGLHLEPYVALPGHFPVFTPVDTTTSEQSDTTLENETIACFIVGGEKRLCLPQILNTVLRDFTLQEINAVCDDLHIFCTRCNAAQLVTLKMSGILPPRAASCGLITKTDAERLCSALVHGTPEKSQNPPSVHCIRVYHNCFGKGDGHFNPDLYGSPDSKCIQCAECQGLFAPTKFISHSHKAPENRTCHWGFDSERWRDYLLVKDKKFQDALENIKSRYDPKHKHKRRQVSSK